The DNA segment CGCGCAGGATCTGGGCGCGATGATCGGCAGCATCTATGAAGCTGCACTGGACAGTCGGCGCTGGAATCAGTTTCTGGCCATGTTCGCGGCGCGGCTCGGCTCGCATGCGGCGATGATCTGGGGCCATGACTTCAGTGATCGCAGTGCGCAGATCGACGGGCGCAGCGGCTCGATCGCCACTCATTACGGTATTGATCCGGCGGCCATGGAGTCGTTTGCCGAGTATTACTGCCAGCGCAATGTGTGGATGGACGACCCGCTGCGGCACAAGGAGGGGCAGATCGTCACCTCGGCCAGCCTGTACCCGGACGAGTTGCTCAAACGCACCGAGTACTACAACGACTGGTTGCGTCCGCAAAATATCTTCAACTCATCGGCGGCGATTGTCGCCCGGCAGGACGATCGCTCGCTGAATGTCACGGTGGTACGCAGTGAACAGGCCGGCTCTTACAGCCGCGAGGAGTTGCAGGTTATCGAGATATTGATGCCGCATTTGCAGGCCGCGTTCGCCCTGCATCGGCGCCTGCATCGGCTGGAGGTGTTGTCCGGCGCAACCATCGCCGCCCTGGAGGCCAGTCCGTTCGGGGTGGTGCTGATTGATGAAAAGTCCCGGGTGCTACACGCCAACAGCCTGGCCGAGCGCTTGACCGCGCGTTCGCCGCTGCTGCGCCTGGCCAGCCAGAACCGCCTGCAAGCGGTGTCGGTGCTGGACGATGCGGCCTTGCAGCGCTGCCTGGATAGCGCCGTGCAAACCGGGCGCGGGCAACCGGCGCAAGGTGCCGGTGCCG comes from the Pseudomonas sp. StFLB209 genome and includes:
- a CDS encoding helix-turn-helix transcriptional regulator; the encoded protein is MTDSNAQDLGAMIGSIYEAALDSRRWNQFLAMFAARLGSHAAMIWGHDFSDRSAQIDGRSGSIATHYGIDPAAMESFAEYYCQRNVWMDDPLRHKEGQIVTSASLYPDELLKRTEYYNDWLRPQNIFNSSAAIVARQDDRSLNVTVVRSEQAGSYSREELQVIEILMPHLQAAFALHRRLHRLEVLSGATIAALEASPFGVVLIDEKSRVLHANSLAERLTARSPLLRLASQNRLQAVSVLDDAALQRCLDSAVQTGRGQPAQGAGAGLRLRGLDGACLELVVAPLPGWASPFGEHTAAAVFISNPDAAPAPLSAMLRSLYGMTPAEARLTEALVHGLTPQEYAERQQLSLHTVRVQFKAAAHKAGTSRQADLVRIVLTGPAVLGAGYRW